GGTAATAACGCTCGGCGGCCGCGTCAATGGCGTCGGCGTCTTCGAGTTTCTCGGCTTCGGCCAGGTAAGTCAGGCGGCCGACGGCCTGTACATCATCGGCCTCGCGCTCGCCTACCAGCAGCGAGCACTTGGGGTCTTTCAGCAGGTTATGAGTGTGCTGGGCGATACGGCTGATCAGGATCAGCGGTCGGCCCTGCTCGTCGAGGCAATACGGCACGACCGAGCCAAAGGGAAACCCGGGCATGGCTTTGGACAATGTGGAGAGAGCCCCACGGTATTCCTTGAGCAACAGCTCTCGGGCGTTCTTGGCAACGTGCGCGCTCAACGTATGACTCCTCGGGTAATCAGCCGCCCATAGCCTATGGCGTCTATGGGAATGAATCTCAACACAAGGTAATCAATAACCGCGCAGGTTGCCAGAGCGCTCCGTGCTGCTTTTACCAGGCCACGCCAAAGCCTGCGGTATAACGGGTCTTGCTCAAGCTGCCTTTCGAATCGCCATCAATGATGTCGCGTTCGGCCTTGAGGTTCAGAGACGCCCACTCGGTGACTTTGTAACGCAGGCCCATTTCCGAATCCAGAGAGTACTTGGCCGGCCCGGAGAGCGGCTTGCCCACCTCACCGTTAGTGAAGAACTCAACGGTTTTACCCACCAGGTAGCGGTTGTAGTTCCACTTCATGGCCAGGGAATAGAAGTTGGTCTTGAGATCATTGGAATATTCATAATCGGTGCGGTTAACCAGCGAGCCGAGGGAGAACGCCCCCAATTCGTCGTCCCAGAACTGGTAGCCCGGGCCTGTACCGACGGTGCGCTGGCGGGACAAGTCTTCAACCTTGTCGCGCTTGTAGGTCAGGCGGCCTTGCCAGAACCAATGCTCGGTGAGGAAGCGGTCCAAGTCATATTCCAGGGCCCAGTTGTCGGTGGTGGTGACGTCGTCCTGGAACTCGCGGTTGTATTCGCCCTGGCCGGTATGACGCCACTGGCCGTGACGGGCGGTGGTCTTGAAGTCGACGTCGTAGTCGTTGGTGTCTTTGTCGGCACGCTTGTAGTCGAGCGCCAGGTCGACGTTGCCCTTCCACACCAGGTCTTCAATCACAGGCTTGGGCTTGATGATTTGCTGGATGCTCGCCAGCTCCACGGTTTTGGGGGCTTCGCCATTGGCCAAGACCACCTTGCCATCCTCCGCTGCCTTCAAGGACTTGGCCTTCTCGCCGCTGTAGGCATCCTGTTTGACCAGCAACTCCTGATCGCTTTCCAGGGTTTTCACCTGTTTCCAGTCCACCGGGATTGCCCCTGCGTAGTCGGTCTGAATCAGCAGTTTGCCACCGTCGAAGACCTTGATCTTGCCCGTCAGGCGGTCACCGTTCTTCAACCAGACGGTGTCGGCAAGCAAGGGCGTGGAGGCGCTGAAAACAGCGAGGCACAGCAGGGTTCTGGACAACATAAGCGTATTGGGGGCTCGGAGTTGGCGAAAAAGAGGCGTTATCGTGTTAGATAGCTAGGACTGACTCAAGTATTTATATTGAGTTCAATTCTCACCTGCATGATTACAGACGTTTCTTACAAAGACCCTGACGATGCCCACAGAGAATCTACCCGACGATACCCATCAAGGCCCCGCCGAAATGCGCCGCACCGCGCTGTACCTGACCTTGGCGCAAGTGCCCGAGGGCTGCGTGGTGAGTTACGGCGAACTGGCCCATCTGGCCGGGTTGGGCCGCGCGGCCCGCTGGGTCGGGCGCACGCTGAGCCAACTGCCGCAGGACACTCGCCTGCCCTGGCACCGAGTGCTGGGTGCCGGTGGTCGGATAAGTCTGCCGGTGGGCAGTGCCTCAGGCGACGAACAACGTGCGCGTTTACGCAGCGAAGGTGTCAGTATCCTGAACAATCGCGTTGATATTCAGCGTCATGGCTGGCGCCCGGTAGAGCACAGCGGTTAGAGTGCGCGCTTTGTTTCCGCAAATCTGAGGCAGACTCCAGCCCATGCCCCGTAAAACCTGGCGCGCCGCGCTCGCTGCCTATGCCAGCCCCTCGACGTTAGTACTGTTGTTGCTCGGCTTCGCCGCCGGCTTGCCTTACATGTTGGTGTTCTCGACGCTTTCAGTGTGGTTGCGCGAGGCCGGTGTGGCCCGCGAGACCATCGGTTATGCGAGTCTGATCGGTTTGGCCTACGCCTTTAAATGGGTCTGGTCGCCGCTGCTCGACCAATGGCGCCTGCCACTGCTGGGTAAACTCGGACGTCGTCGTTCCTGGCTGGTGCTGGCCCAAACGCTGGTGATCCTCGGGTTGATCGGCATGGGTTTTTGCGACCCGCAAAAACACCTTTCCTGGCTGATCGCCATTGCCGTCATCGTTGCCTTCGCTTCGGCTACCCAAGACATTGCGGTGGACGCCTATCGCCTGGAAATCGCCGACGACAGCCGCCAGGCTGCCCTGGCTGCCAGCTATATGTCCGGCTATCGCATCGCGGCCCTGCTGGCCACGGCCGGCGCACTGTTCTTTGCCGAAGGCTTCGGCTCGACCGGGTTCAACTATAAACACTCGGCCTGGACCGGCACCTACGTGCTGTTCGGTGTGCTGATGATCCCCGCCTTGCTCACCACCCTGTTCATGCGCGAACCCAACGTGCCACTGCGCACCCAGTTGCAGGCCGGCCGTTACAGCTTCGTGCACCAGCTTGTTTCTGTATTTGTGCTGATCGTGCTGCTGGTGTCGGTCCCGGCGATGTTCACCCAGCTGTACAACACCGATTTTGCCAGCGTGCTGTTCCATGGCGTAAGCCTGTGGGAGCTGTTGATGGAAGACCGCGCGTTCCTGCGCGCGATTCTGTACATCATCCTTACCACCCTGTGCCTGTCGGCCATGGGCCGTCGCGGCCTGGCGCCGGTGCTGACGCCGGTCAACGACTTTATCCTGCGCTATCGCTGGCAGGCGTTGCTGCTGCTCGGGCTGATTGCCACTTACCGCATGTCCGACACCGTGATGGGCGTGATGGCCAACGTGTTCTACATCGACCAGGGCTTTACCAAGGACCAGATCGCCGGGGTGAGCAAGATCTTCGGCCTGATCATGACCCTGCTCGGCGCCGGTATGGGCGGCCTGCTGATCGTGCGCTTCGGGATCCTGCCGATCCTGTTTATCGGCGGCGTCGCCTCGGCGGCCACCAACCTGCTGTTCGTGATGCTCGCCGACATGGGCCCCGACCTGCAGATGCTGATCTTCACCATTTCCCTGGATAACTTCAGCTCGGGCCTGGCCACGTCGGCGTTTGTCGCCTACTTGTCGAGCCTGACCAACCTGAAGTTCTCGGCCACCCAATATGCACTGCTCAGCTCGATCATGCTGTTGCTGCCGCGCCTGATTGGCGGCTATTCAGGCGTGATGGTGGAGAAGTTCGGTTATCACAACTTCTTCCTGATCACCTGCCTGCTGGGCGTGCCGACGTTGTTCCTGATTGCCTTGCATTGGTTTCAGGAAAATCGACGGATTCGGTTGAGCCCGCCCCAGGAAGACTGACACGCCTCAATCAATGTGGGAGCTGGCTTGCCTGCGATGCAGACGACGTGGTGTATCTGATACACCACGGTGATCCCATCGCAGGCAAGCCAGCTCCCACACAAGCCCGGTTCCTTCAGAAACACCCCGCGACCTCATGCCTGTACTCCGGCAGCAACCGCCCGTACAATCCAAAGTCATTTCAAGTCCAAGCAACCGACAACGGCCTACCATGCGTACCAGTCAATATTTGCTCGCCACACAGAAAGAAACGCCTTCCGACGCGGTTGTGATCAGCCACCAGCTGATGCTGCGCGCCGGCATGATCCGCAAGCTGGCCTCCGGCCTGTACACCTGGCTGCCCATGGGCTTGAAGGTGATGCGCAAGGTCGAAGCCATCGTTCGCGAAGAAATGAACGCCGCCGGCTCTCTGGAAGTGTTGATGCCGAGCACCCAACCGGCTGAGTTGTGGCAGGAATCCGGGCGCTGGGAAGAGTACGGCCCTGAATTGCTGCGCTTCAAGGACCGTCATGGCCGCGATTTCTGCGCCGGCCCGACCCACGAAGAAGTGATCACCGACCTGATGCGCAACGAGCTGAGCAGCTACAAACAGCTGCCGCTGAACCTGTATCAGATCCAGACCAAATTCCGTGACGAAATCCGCCCACGCTTCGGTTTGATGCGCGGCCGCGAATTCATCATGAAGGACGCCTATTCGTTCCACGCCGACCAAGCCTCCCTGCAGGTCACCTACGACCGCATGCACCAGGCCTACTGCAACGTGTTTACGCGCCTGGGCCTGAAATTCCGCCCGGTTGAAGCGGACAACGGTTCCATCGGCGGCGCCGGTTCCCACGAATTCCACGTGCTGGCCGAGTCCGGCGAAGACGATATCGTCTTCAGCAACGGTTCCGACTACGCGGCGAACATCGAGAAAGCCGAAGCTGTGCCACGCGAGACCTCCCGCCCGGCACCGACTGAAGAGCTGCGCCTGGTGGACACACCAGAGACCAAGACCATCGCGGCCCTGGTGGAAAAATTCAATCTGCCGATTGAAAAGACCATCAAGACCCTGATCGTGCGCGCCGAGGAAGAAGGCAAGCTGATCGCCCTGGTCATCCGTGGCGACCATGAGCTCAACGAAATCAAGGCCGCCCAGCAACCTGGCGTGGCCAGCCCGCTGGTCATGGCCACCGATGCCGAACTGCGCGACGCGATTGGCGCCGGTGCCGGTTCGCTCGGCCCGCTGAACCTGCCGCTGCCAATTATCATCGACCGTTCGGTCGAGCTGATGAGCGACTTCGCTATCGGCGCGAACATCGACGACAAGCACTACTTCGGCGTGAACTGGGAACGTGACCTGCCGGTGCCAACCGTGGCCGACCTGCGTAACGTGGTTGCAGGCGACCAAAGCCCGGACGGCAAGGGCACCCTGGAAATCAAGCGCGGCATCGAGGTCGGGCACATCTTCCAGCTGGGCAACAAGTACAGCAAGGCGATGAAGTGCGAAGTGCTGGGCGAGAACGGCAAGCCGATCACCCTGGACATGGGCTGCTACGGCATTGGCGTATCCCGCGTGGTTGCCGCTGCCATCGAGCAGAACAACGACGAGAAAGGCATCATCTGGAGTGACGCCCTGGCGCCGTTCCAGGTGGCGTTGGTGCCGCTGCGTTATGAAACCGAGCAAGTTCGCGAAGCCACCGACAAACTGTATGCCGAACTGACGGCCGCCGGTTTTGAAGTGCTGCTGGATGACCGGGACAAGAAAACCAGCCCGGGCATCAAGTTCGCCGACATGGAACTGATTGGCATCCCGCACCGGATCGTGGTCAGTGACCGCGGCCTGGCCGATGGCAATCTGGAATACAAAAGCCGGACCGAAGCCGAAGCCCAACCGTTGCCGGTGGCTGACGTGCTGTCTTTCCTTCAGGCGCGTATTCGTCGCTGAAAACCAGATCAAGAGAAGTCATGTTCAAGCGAAACACCAGAGCCCTGGGGGGCGCCGCCTTGTGCGGCGCCCTGCTGGTCAGCGGCTGCGCCAACCAGATGTCGCAACGCAGTGAGCACGAGGAGCGGGTCGAGCGCAAATTGCTCGACCACAGCCTGCAGATCGATGTAGGTGAACCCAAAGTGCTCGAACTGCCGCAACGCCGGGTTCGCATTCACGAGCAGAAGACCTTTGAGGTCACCGAATACGAAGTCACCCGCCGTTACGATCGCTACACACCCTACCAACCCTGGCGCAAAATCTACGAAATGCCCCTGGGCGCGGTCGCTTTAGTGGCGGGCGCGGGTGCCAACGTGGCGAATATCTTCGCCCTCGGCAACCTGCCCACCAGCATGACCCGCGACTGGCTGAGCTACGGCGTGGACGGCATCAACCCGTTCATGAACGTGCAATCCCACGGCCGTGCGCAACAGAACCTGGCGGGTATCGATGAAGTCCAGCGCGACAAACGCACGGAGTATTCGAGCCTGCCGTGGAGCGAACGCCCGGTACAGGTCACCGCCGGCAAGCAAACCCATGAGCTGACCACCGACCGTAATGGCGTCCTGCGCCTGAACCTGTTGGACAGCCCATTCGCCGAACAGGACCTGAACCGCATCAGCACCTTGAAGATCAGCGTGGAAGATGGCCAGGACGACGTCCATTCGGACTCGACCCTGGCGATCAGCAACACCCTGCGCGGCAAGTTGCTGGAAGCCCATGGCCTGATTTACGACGACCTGGAAGACGATGAAGTCAACCAGTGGGTGCACCGGGTCAAGCGCCTGTCGGAGCTGGGCCTGGAGGAGGAAGCCAGTGAACTGGAGCAGAGCCTGATCGAACTGACCCGCAATGATCCGGAGTTACAGCAGGAATTCCTGCAGGCACTGACCAAGGATGCGGGGCGGCTCGTCGCAGACCCGGGCGCTCACTGAGATTCCAGGCTGGATGAAAATCCAAATGTGGGAGCTGGCTTGCCTGCGATAGCGGTGTATCAGTTAAAGCATCAATAACTGACCCTCTGCTATCGCAGGCAAGCCAGCTCCCACAGTTTTTTCCGGTTTCTACCAGGGAAACTGAAGCTGCTCATTACCACTGCTCAAATCCAGCAACCGCACCCCAATCCCCAGCAACCGCACCGGCTTGCCGCCCCGATTGAACGCCTGGGTCAACAGCTGTTGATAACTTTCCAGGTCCCGCCCTGCCCCGGCCTGCTCCAAGGTGGTCTGGGTAAAGTCATGAAACTTCACTTTGACGAACGGCTTGCCCGCGCGATAGCTGCTGTCGATGCGCGCCATGCGCCCGGCCAGGGTTTCCATCAGCTCGGGGAGCTTTGCCAGGCAACTTGAGAGATCAGGCAGGTCCACATCGTAGGTGTTTTCCACACTGATGGATTGCCGACGGCTGTCGTTCTGCACCACACGGTCATCAATCCCACGCGCCAGGCTCCACAGGCGCTCGCCAAAACTGCCGAATTCACGCACCAGCGCCAGTTTGTTCCAGTCACGCAACTGCAGGCAGTCTTCAATGCCCAGGCGCGCCAGCTTGTCGGCGGTGACCTTGCCGACGCCGTGCAGCTTTTTCACCGGCAACTGGGAGACAAAGTCTTCGATCTGATCCGGGGTAATCACAAACAGGCCGTTGGGTTTTTTCCAGTCGCTGGCGATCTTGGCCAGGAACTTGTTCGGCGCAACGCCTGCGGACACGGTGATGTGCAACTGGTTGGAAACCCGACGGCGAATGTCCTGGGCAATACGCGTGGCGCTACCGCCGAAATGCGGGCTGTCGGAAACATCCAGGTAGGCTTCATCCAGCGACAGCGGTTCGATCAGGTCGGTGTAGTCACGAAAGATCGTCTGGATTTCCTTCGACGCTTCCTTATAAGCATCCATGCGCGGCTTGACGATGGTCAGGTCCGGGCACAGCTTCAAGGCGTGGCGTGACGACATGGCCGAACGCACCCCGTACGCCCGCGCCTCATAGTTGCAGGTGGCGATCACCCCTCGCCTGTCCGCCGAACCGCCAACGGCCAGAGGCTTTTGTGCCAGGCTCGGGTCGTCGCGCATCTCGATGGCGGCGTAGAAGCAATCACAGTCGACGTGGATGATTTTGCGCTGCGTCATATAAACAGAGGGTGTAATCCAACGGGTGGCCAGTATCGCACTCACCCCTGTATATAGCACCAGTAGTTTGATTCTTCCGCTTGAGTGGTAGGAAATTTCACAGATGAATTTATTTTCTCAATCGAAATCAGCCTTCCGATAGAGCCGAAACCCACGGCCAGACTGGCCCCGAGCCGTTCCAAACCCCGTCTTGGAGAGCTAAACGATTGAACCACAAGCGCTTTTCTTCAATTCACAGGTTGACACATCTGCGTTCCTCTGTAGAATGCCGACACACAGGCGCGGGATGGAGCAGTCTGGTAGCTCGTCGGGCTCATAACCCGAAGGTCGTCGGTTCAAATCCGGCTCCCGCAACCAAACATCAAAAAAGGCTACTCGAAAGGGTGGCCTTTTTTGTGCGTGCCTGTTTTTGCTATGTATGAAAATTGTAAGACAAAAAAGTCTTTGCCCTTCGCGCACTTACCGTGCGTAGCCGGTTCAAAACAGCTATTTCACACTAATTTGACCCATCAGCCCATTAACGGTTGACACCCCGCCGCTGGGCTGTAGAATGCCGCCCACAGACGCGGGATGGAGCAGTCTGGTAGCTCGTCGGGCTCATAACCCGAAGGTCGTCGGTTCAAATCCGGCTCCCGCAACCAAACATCAAAAAAGGCTACTCGAAAGAGTGGCCTTTTTTGTATCCGGTGAAAAAGTTCTTCTGAAACAATGGCATGGCATCTTTCATGAAACCCTGCGCGGTTTGTTGAGTCCATGTCTTTGCAAGCTATGCTCAATGCTCAAGCGCTATCCTCTACGACCAATGGCCGCAGTCGCCGCACCCGGCGATACGCGTTAATATTTGTAATTATTTTGTCCATAGGGATTGGTAACTTGGCTGGATACCTCCATCCTGTCGCGCACAATCCACGAGGTGATTGATGCGCGCCAACTCGTCTGAACCACAAGACACCGTCACAGCGACACAACCGATTCCACCCACCCGTTTGCGCTGGCTGGATCTGTTGAGTAAATACCGTCAGCCCATTGGGTTGGCCGTTACTCTGTTGCTGTTCGCAATCGCCCTGATCGCCTGCCGACACCTGTTGCTGGAGCTGGACCTGTACGCCCTCCACGACTCGATCCTGGAAGTGCCCAAGCCTGCCCTGCTCGGCGCGTTTGCGGCGGCGGTCGCCGGTTTCATCATTCTGCTCGGTTATGAATTCTCCGGCGCACGCTATGCCGGGGTGAAACTGCCGGCCAAGACCCTGGCGATGGGCGGCTTCACAGCCTTCGCCATCGGCAACGCAATTGGTCTGTCGATGCTCTCGGGCGGGTCGGTGCGTTACCGTCTCTATGCACGCCATGGCATCGGCGCTGCCGAAGTCGCCCACATGACCGTGTTCGCCAGCCTGGCCCTGGGCACCGCCCTGCCGCCACTGGCCGCGTTGGCCACCCTGAGTAATTTGCCAGCCGCCTCTACTTACCTGCATTTGTCCCAAGGATTGCTCGGCGGCATCGCCGCTGCAGTACTCGTGCTGTCCGCCGCGCTATGCATCGGCATTTATCGCCGTCGCCTGCCGGAGCAGCCCTACCCCGACAACCTGCTGGTCAAGGCCGGGCGCCGTACCCTGCGCCTGCCCGGTCGGCGCCTGACGTTCCTGCAACTGATCATCACCGCGCTGGACGTCGCCGCTGCCGCCACCGTCCTTTATATGTTGCTGCCGGAAGCACCGCCGTTCGGCCCGTTCCTGCTGGTGTACCTGCTGGCCCTGGCCGCCGGTGTGCTCAGCCATGTACCGGGTGGCGTGGGTGTATTCGAGGCGATTCTGCTCGCCGCCTTCGCCGACAAGCTCGGCGCCGCGCCATTGGCCGCCGCCCTGCTCTTGTACCGCATGATCTACGTGGTGCTGCCGCTGCTGATCGCCTGCGTGTTCCTGCTGGTCAACGAGGCCCAGCGCCTGTTCCAGACCCAGCAAAGCCTGCGGGTTGCCTCAGGCCTGGCCGCACCGGTGCTGGCCGTGCTGGTTTTTTTGTCCGGCGTGGTCTTGCTGTTTTCCGGCGCAACGCCGGAAATCGACTCACGCCTGGAAAACATCGGCTTCCTGATTCCCCACCGCCTGATTGACGCCTCGCACTTTGGCGCCAGCTTGATCGGCGTGTTGTGCCTGTTGCTCGCCCAGGGTTTGCGTCGGCGGTTGTCGGCCGCCTGGATGCTGACCATGGTGCTGCTGCTGACCGGTGCCCTGCTCTCGCTGCTCAAAGGCTTCGACTGGGAAGAAGCCAGCCTGATGATCATGACGGCAGTGCTGCTGGCGATCTTCCGGCGTTCGTTCTACCGCGCCAGCCGCCTGACCGAACTGCCGTTCTCGCCGCTGTACCTGGTGGCCAGCGTCTGCGTGCTGGGCGCCTCCATCTGGCTGCTGCTGTTTGCCTATCAAGACGTGCCGTACAGCCATCAACTGTGGTGGCAGTTCACCCTGGACGCCAACGCCCCACGCGGCCTGCGCTCGCTGCTGGGCGCGGCGGTGCTGTTGGTGATCGTGTCGCTGACCTGGCTGCTGCGCACCGCGCGCCCGGTGATCCACCTGCCGACGCCGGACGAACTGGAGCGCGCCACCAAGATCCTGATGGCCTCGTCCCAGCCCGACGGCGGCCTGGCGCTGACCGGCGACAAAGCATTGCTGTTCCACCCTAACGACGAAGCCTTCCTGATGTACGCGCGTCGCGGGCGCAGCCTGGTGGCCTTGTATGACCCGATCGGCCCGACTCAACCACGCGCCGAAATGATCTGGCAGTTCCGTGACCTGTGTGACATCCACCACGCACGCCCGGTTTTCTACCAGGTCCGCGCCGAGAACCTGCCGTACTACATGGACATCGGCCTCACCGCGATCAAGCTGGGCGAAGAAGCCCGCGTCGACCTGAAACGCTTTGACCTGGAAGCCAAGGGCAAAGAGATGAAGGATTTGCGCTACACCTGGAACCGTGGCACCCGGGACGGCTTGTCCCTGGAGATCTTCGACCCGGGCCAGGCGCCGATGGATGAACTCAAGGTCATCTCCGATGCCTGGTTGACCGGCAAGAACGTACGGGAAAAGGGCTTTTCCCTGGGCCGTTTCAGCGACGACTACCTCAAGCACTTTCGCATTGCGATCATTCGCTTCGAAGGGCGCCCGGTGGCCTTCGCCAACCTGCTCGAGACCTACAACCACGACCTGGCCAGTCTCGACCTGATGCGTGCGCACCCGGACGCGCCGAAGCTGACCATGGAATTCATGATGGTTGGCCTGATTCAACATTATAAGAACCACGACTACGCCCGCTTCAGCCTCGGCATGGTGCCGTTGTCGGGCCTGCAACCACGCCGTGGCGCGCCGTTGACCCAACGCTTGGGCTCGATGGTGTTCCGCCGGGGCGAGCAGCTGTATAACTTCCAAGGTTTGCGCCGCTTCAAAGATAAGTTCCAGCCTGACTGGGAACCCCGTTATATGGCCGTGCCCGCAGGACTTGATCCGCTGGTGGCACTGGCCGATACCGCCGCCCTGATTGCGGGCGGCTTGACTGGATTGGTGAAACGCTGATGATTCGACGCTCCTGGCGGTATGTATTGGCCTTTGTAGTGCTGCTCGCGCTGATCGCGGCGGGTGGCTTTTGGTACTGGAACCGCCCTGCCCCGCAACCGACCCTGGAACAACTGCCCCAGGCCGACGGTTCGGTGATGACCCGTGTCACCCCTGCCGGTTCGGCAAAAGCCCGTGTGGCTGTGGCCGTATTGGCCGATGCAACCTTGACCGACAGCCAGCTGATTGCCCTGAGCCAGGGCGGCTCTGCGCAAATCGTTCAAGTGATCCTGCCCAAAGACGACTGCAAGTTGCAGGAACAAGCGCTGCAAAGCGCCCTGGGCCAGCTTAAAGGCCCGGCGACGCTGGTCAGCGGCATCGGCCCTGGCGCAAGCCTGGCATGGCGCTGGTTGGCCGCACAGAGCGACGACAAGGCCAACGCCATCTCGGTCGGCTTCGCCATGACCCAGGAAGGCTGCAAGGACCCACTGCCGAAAACCGCCGCCCACGGCAATTGGCTGGTGGCATGGAACGACAACCCTGACGACGATGCCGCCAGTTTCGTGCGCGACACCCCGCGCGCCACCACCAGCATCAGCGACTACGACATTCATTACCCGCAAGTGCTGAACAACGAACTGCGCAAGCAGCTGGTGGGTTCGGACAACGGCGGCCTGGCGATTCCTGTGGTTGAAGTACCGGCGGGCCAAGCCAAGGACACCGTCACCCTGTTCCTCTCCGGTGATGGCGGCTGGCGCGACCTGGACCGCGACGTGGCCGGTGAAATGGCCAAGATCGGCTACCCGGTGGTGGGCATCGACACCCTGCGCTACTACTGGCAGCACAAGACCCCGGAACAGAGCGCCAAAGACCTCACCGAGTTGATGCAGCACTACCGGCAGAAATGGGGCACCAAGCGCTTCGTGCTGACCGGCTACTCGTTCGGCGCCGACGTACTGCCCGCGATCTACAACCGCATGCCGGAAAACGAACAACAGCGTGTGGACGCGATCATCCTGCTGGCCTTCGCGCGTACCGGCAGCTTTGAGATCGAAGTGGAAGGCTGGCTGGGCAACGCCGGCAAAGAAGCCGCGACCGGCCCGGAAATGGCCAAGCTGCCGGCTGACAAAGTGGTGTGCATCTATGGCGCCGAAGAAGTCGACGATAGTGGCTGCACCGACAAGACGGCGGTTGGCGAGGCGGTGAAACTGCCGGGCGGGCATCACTTTGATGAGAACTACCCGGCGCTGGCACAGCGCTTGGTGGACATCATCGTGAAGCATCAGGCCAAGGATAAGGCCGAGTAACTCCGGCCGCCCACAAAACTAAAGGTGGGCACTTCTGTGGGAGCTGGCTTGCCTGCGATAGCATCACCTCGGTGCAACTGAAAAACCGAGGTGCCTGTATCGCAGGCAAGCCAGCTCCCACATTTGTTTTGTGGTGGGGGCTGAGTTTTAGCGCGGTTCGATATGCGCAATCATCAACTGCACAGTTTCATTCCCACGAAACTCGTTCACGTCCAGCTTGTAGGCCAACTCCACCCAACGCAC
The sequence above is a segment of the Pseudomonas sp. R76 genome. Coding sequences within it:
- a CDS encoding DUF481 domain-containing protein; translation: MLSRTLLCLAVFSASTPLLADTVWLKNGDRLTGKIKVFDGGKLLIQTDYAGAIPVDWKQVKTLESDQELLVKQDAYSGEKAKSLKAAEDGKVVLANGEAPKTVELASIQQIIKPKPVIEDLVWKGNVDLALDYKRADKDTNDYDVDFKTTARHGQWRHTGQGEYNREFQDDVTTTDNWALEYDLDRFLTEHWFWQGRLTYKRDKVEDLSRQRTVGTGPGYQFWDDELGAFSLGSLVNRTDYEYSNDLKTNFYSLAMKWNYNRYLVGKTVEFFTNGEVGKPLSGPAKYSLDSEMGLRYKVTEWASLNLKAERDIIDGDSKGSLSKTRYTAGFGVAW
- a CDS encoding MGMT family protein, whose translation is MPTENLPDDTHQGPAEMRRTALYLTLAQVPEGCVVSYGELAHLAGLGRAARWVGRTLSQLPQDTRLPWHRVLGAGGRISLPVGSASGDEQRARLRSEGVSILNNRVDIQRHGWRPVEHSG
- a CDS encoding AmpG family muropeptide MFS transporter, producing MPRKTWRAALAAYASPSTLVLLLLGFAAGLPYMLVFSTLSVWLREAGVARETIGYASLIGLAYAFKWVWSPLLDQWRLPLLGKLGRRRSWLVLAQTLVILGLIGMGFCDPQKHLSWLIAIAVIVAFASATQDIAVDAYRLEIADDSRQAALAASYMSGYRIAALLATAGALFFAEGFGSTGFNYKHSAWTGTYVLFGVLMIPALLTTLFMREPNVPLRTQLQAGRYSFVHQLVSVFVLIVLLVSVPAMFTQLYNTDFASVLFHGVSLWELLMEDRAFLRAILYIILTTLCLSAMGRRGLAPVLTPVNDFILRYRWQALLLLGLIATYRMSDTVMGVMANVFYIDQGFTKDQIAGVSKIFGLIMTLLGAGMGGLLIVRFGILPILFIGGVASAATNLLFVMLADMGPDLQMLIFTISLDNFSSGLATSAFVAYLSSLTNLKFSATQYALLSSIMLLLPRLIGGYSGVMVEKFGYHNFFLITCLLGVPTLFLIALHWFQENRRIRLSPPQED
- a CDS encoding proline--tRNA ligase produces the protein MRTSQYLLATQKETPSDAVVISHQLMLRAGMIRKLASGLYTWLPMGLKVMRKVEAIVREEMNAAGSLEVLMPSTQPAELWQESGRWEEYGPELLRFKDRHGRDFCAGPTHEEVITDLMRNELSSYKQLPLNLYQIQTKFRDEIRPRFGLMRGREFIMKDAYSFHADQASLQVTYDRMHQAYCNVFTRLGLKFRPVEADNGSIGGAGSHEFHVLAESGEDDIVFSNGSDYAANIEKAEAVPRETSRPAPTEELRLVDTPETKTIAALVEKFNLPIEKTIKTLIVRAEEEGKLIALVIRGDHELNEIKAAQQPGVASPLVMATDAELRDAIGAGAGSLGPLNLPLPIIIDRSVELMSDFAIGANIDDKHYFGVNWERDLPVPTVADLRNVVAGDQSPDGKGTLEIKRGIEVGHIFQLGNKYSKAMKCEVLGENGKPITLDMGCYGIGVSRVVAAAIEQNNDEKGIIWSDALAPFQVALVPLRYETEQVREATDKLYAELTAAGFEVLLDDRDKKTSPGIKFADMELIGIPHRIVVSDRGLADGNLEYKSRTEAEAQPLPVADVLSFLQARIRR
- the dinB gene encoding DNA polymerase IV; this translates as MTQRKIIHVDCDCFYAAIEMRDDPSLAQKPLAVGGSADRRGVIATCNYEARAYGVRSAMSSRHALKLCPDLTIVKPRMDAYKEASKEIQTIFRDYTDLIEPLSLDEAYLDVSDSPHFGGSATRIAQDIRRRVSNQLHITVSAGVAPNKFLAKIASDWKKPNGLFVITPDQIEDFVSQLPVKKLHGVGKVTADKLARLGIEDCLQLRDWNKLALVREFGSFGERLWSLARGIDDRVVQNDSRRQSISVENTYDVDLPDLSSCLAKLPELMETLAGRMARIDSSYRAGKPFVKVKFHDFTQTTLEQAGAGRDLESYQQLLTQAFNRGGKPVRLLGIGVRLLDLSSGNEQLQFPW
- the mprF gene encoding bifunctional lysylphosphatidylglycerol flippase/synthetase MprF; this translates as MRANSSEPQDTVTATQPIPPTRLRWLDLLSKYRQPIGLAVTLLLFAIALIACRHLLLELDLYALHDSILEVPKPALLGAFAAAVAGFIILLGYEFSGARYAGVKLPAKTLAMGGFTAFAIGNAIGLSMLSGGSVRYRLYARHGIGAAEVAHMTVFASLALGTALPPLAALATLSNLPAASTYLHLSQGLLGGIAAAVLVLSAALCIGIYRRRLPEQPYPDNLLVKAGRRTLRLPGRRLTFLQLIITALDVAAAATVLYMLLPEAPPFGPFLLVYLLALAAGVLSHVPGGVGVFEAILLAAFADKLGAAPLAAALLLYRMIYVVLPLLIACVFLLVNEAQRLFQTQQSLRVASGLAAPVLAVLVFLSGVVLLFSGATPEIDSRLENIGFLIPHRLIDASHFGASLIGVLCLLLAQGLRRRLSAAWMLTMVLLLTGALLSLLKGFDWEEASLMIMTAVLLAIFRRSFYRASRLTELPFSPLYLVASVCVLGASIWLLLFAYQDVPYSHQLWWQFTLDANAPRGLRSLLGAAVLLVIVSLTWLLRTARPVIHLPTPDELERATKILMASSQPDGGLALTGDKALLFHPNDEAFLMYARRGRSLVALYDPIGPTQPRAEMIWQFRDLCDIHHARPVFYQVRAENLPYYMDIGLTAIKLGEEARVDLKRFDLEAKGKEMKDLRYTWNRGTRDGLSLEIFDPGQAPMDELKVISDAWLTGKNVREKGFSLGRFSDDYLKHFRIAIIRFEGRPVAFANLLETYNHDLASLDLMRAHPDAPKLTMEFMMVGLIQHYKNHDYARFSLGMVPLSGLQPRRGAPLTQRLGSMVFRRGEQLYNFQGLRRFKDKFQPDWEPRYMAVPAGLDPLVALADTAALIAGGLTGLVKR